A portion of the Streptomyces erythrochromogenes genome contains these proteins:
- a CDS encoding N-acetylmuramoyl-L-alanine amidase: MRGRALAAALGVVTALCLPGVAVAAGPGPDRAGSSASAGTSGPVEGTVRRLALEPRSATEAAVSAQNTDRFGLMGVSWKDASAEVQGKIEARSRNAVTGAWTPWVELEPLKAGLDGVRPGARGATEPVWVGSADGAEVRVSGGSAALPAGLELDLVDPGKAGRGGAAKSAPASGARAAAAAVAPGPESTAPRPDVVPRAQWGADESLNNEGPLYLAGGKIKALFVHHTAAAAPYECADSAAIVRGLHVYHVKTNGWRDLGYNFLVDKCGTLFEGRQGGVDQPVMGAHTYGFNSESTSVAVLGDHTTAGASPAALEGISKMAAYKLGQYDADMDGTTTLTAGATQKNYAGTSFTAGQPYQFKTVSGHRDGFNTECPGHQLYPQLDTIRKSGPAARLKIGAVNEKAVVPGGTAKTPGPLVVDFSTSTAAPLVSSFELLVDGTSVATVGGDATRAATMLSLGGHRVQVRATAKNGKVSTSLPVTVEADVSDVKYVPVLPKRLMDTREGVGVPKAKVGPGEVAILKVAGVQGIPAYGVTSVALNVTATNPTEAGHVSVYPNGVARPSTSNLNFTAGQTIPNLVVVPVQDGIVQFYNSAGTVDLIADINGYFLASGEGSTHMNLGPKRILDTRDGTGGAPVAPVGQGQVLDLQVSGLTGVEGVPVEGVTAVVLNVTATNPSTAGHVSVYPHGTTRTSASNLNFTTGQTIPNLVIVPVVDGKISFYNNAGTVDLIADITGYFTTSGQGAKHSGAGPKRLMDTRSGLGVAKAPVGAGGVVTLTVAGVEGVPAEGVTAVILNVTATNPSTAGHVSVYPHGTTRTSASNLNFTTGQTIPNLVIVPVVDGKISFYNNAGTVDLIADITGYFSK, translated from the coding sequence ATGCGCGGTAGGGCTCTCGCCGCCGCGCTCGGCGTCGTGACGGCGCTGTGCCTGCCGGGGGTGGCCGTGGCCGCCGGACCCGGTCCGGACCGGGCGGGCAGCAGCGCTTCCGCCGGGACGAGCGGCCCGGTCGAGGGCACGGTCCGCAGGCTCGCGCTGGAGCCGAGGAGCGCCACGGAGGCGGCAGTCTCCGCGCAGAACACCGACCGCTTCGGGCTCATGGGCGTGTCCTGGAAGGACGCCTCCGCCGAGGTGCAGGGGAAGATCGAGGCCCGCAGCCGCAACGCCGTGACCGGGGCGTGGACGCCGTGGGTCGAGCTGGAGCCGCTCAAGGCCGGTCTGGACGGCGTCCGCCCGGGTGCGCGCGGCGCCACGGAGCCCGTGTGGGTCGGCTCCGCCGACGGCGCCGAGGTGCGGGTGAGCGGCGGCTCTGCCGCGCTGCCGGCGGGCCTGGAGCTGGACCTGGTGGACCCGGGCAAGGCCGGGCGCGGCGGTGCGGCGAAGTCCGCGCCGGCCTCGGGCGCCCGCGCGGCGGCCGCTGCGGTGGCCCCCGGGCCGGAGTCGACGGCGCCGCGACCGGACGTCGTCCCGCGCGCCCAGTGGGGCGCCGACGAGTCGCTGAACAACGAGGGGCCGCTCTACCTCGCGGGCGGGAAGATCAAGGCTCTGTTCGTGCACCACACGGCGGCCGCCGCCCCGTACGAGTGCGCGGATTCCGCGGCCATCGTCCGCGGTCTGCACGTCTACCACGTGAAGACGAACGGCTGGCGCGACCTCGGCTACAACTTCCTCGTCGACAAGTGCGGCACCCTCTTCGAGGGCCGTCAGGGCGGCGTGGACCAGCCGGTGATGGGCGCCCACACCTACGGCTTCAACTCGGAGTCGACGAGCGTCGCGGTCCTCGGCGACCACACGACCGCCGGGGCCTCGCCCGCCGCGCTCGAAGGCATCTCGAAGATGGCCGCGTACAAGCTGGGCCAGTACGACGCCGACATGGACGGCACGACGACGCTGACCGCGGGCGCCACGCAGAAGAACTACGCGGGCACCAGCTTCACCGCCGGGCAGCCCTACCAGTTCAAGACCGTCTCCGGTCACCGCGACGGTTTCAACACCGAGTGCCCGGGCCACCAGCTGTACCCGCAGCTGGACACGATCCGGAAGTCGGGCCCCGCGGCCCGGCTGAAGATCGGCGCCGTGAACGAGAAGGCCGTCGTGCCGGGCGGCACGGCGAAGACCCCGGGGCCGCTGGTGGTCGACTTCTCCACCAGCACGGCCGCGCCGCTGGTGAGCTCGTTCGAGCTGCTGGTGGACGGTACGTCGGTCGCGACGGTCGGCGGTGACGCCACGCGCGCCGCCACCATGCTGAGCCTGGGCGGCCACCGGGTCCAGGTCCGGGCGACCGCCAAGAACGGCAAGGTGTCCACGAGCCTCCCGGTCACCGTCGAGGCGGACGTCTCGGACGTCAAGTACGTCCCGGTCCTGCCCAAGCGCCTGATGGACACGCGCGAGGGCGTGGGCGTGCCGAAGGCGAAGGTCGGACCGGGCGAAGTGGCGATCCTGAAGGTCGCGGGCGTCCAGGGCATCCCCGCGTACGGCGTGACGTCGGTGGCGCTGAACGTGACGGCGACCAACCCGACGGAGGCCGGTCACGTGTCGGTCTACCCCAACGGCGTGGCCCGCCCCAGCACCTCGAACCTCAACTTCACCGCCGGGCAGACCATCCCGAACCTGGTCGTCGTACCCGTCCAGGACGGCATCGTCCAGTTCTACAACAGCGCCGGCACCGTCGACCTGATCGCCGACATCAACGGCTACTTCCTCGCGAGCGGCGAGGGCAGCACCCACATGAACCTCGGTCCGAAGCGGATCCTGGACACCCGGGACGGCACGGGCGGCGCCCCCGTCGCCCCGGTCGGCCAGGGTCAGGTCCTGGACCTCCAGGTCTCGGGCCTCACGGGCGTCGAGGGCGTGCCGGTCGAAGGCGTCACCGCGGTGGTCCTCAACGTGACGGCGACCAACCCGAGCACGGCCGGCCACGTGTCGGTCTACCCGCACGGCACGACCCGCACGAGCGCCTCGAACCTCAACTTCACCACCGGACAGACCATCCCCAACCTGGTCATCGTCCCCGTCGTGGACGGCAAGATCAGCTTCTACAACAACGCCGGCACCGTCGACCTCATCGCCGACATCACCGGCTACTTCACCACGTCGGGCCAGGGCGCCAAGCACTCCGGTGCGGGCCCGAAGCGCCTGATGGACACCCGCTCCGGGCTCGGCGTCGCCAAGGCCCCGGTCGGTGCGGGCGGTGTCGTCACCCTGACCGTCGCGGGCGTCGAAGGCGTGCCGGCCGAGGGCGTCACCGCGGTGATCCTGAACGTGACGGCGACCAACCCGAGCACGGCCGGCCACGTGTCGGTCTACCCGCACGGCACGACCCGCACGAGCGCCTCGAACCTCAACTTCACCACCGGACAGACCATCCCCAACCTGGTCATCGTCCCCGTCGTGGACGGCAAGATCAGCTTCTACAACAACGCCGGCACCGTCGACCTCATCGCCGACATCACCGGCTACTTCAGCAAGTAG
- a CDS encoding membrane protein — translation MNIRSLTRGDGVVIGAAVLLFIASFFDFYSTTGGDLPSAWDTDAYRLVLPSVFLLGFIATGLLIAGRFQPESRKVLGIPLSAWGTVLAVSAAWSALWALITCPSTLDLGAGAVIAFLATLALAGVALFGAKVPALAGALVPEARPAAPQPYGGQPQPGAGYGYPAGQQPYGSTPQPVPPYGGTPTPAPGPHDSGAGHQAAPTPAPAADFSPFWFAVPVARPLFAEDGSSAQIAELAPGTWYLAVEQRGAAALVAQTQDGRRGILSDTSGIQRG, via the coding sequence GTGAACATCCGCTCCCTCACTCGAGGCGACGGCGTGGTGATCGGAGCAGCGGTGCTGCTGTTCATCGCCTCGTTCTTCGATTTCTACTCCACCACGGGTGGCGACCTGCCGAGCGCGTGGGACACCGACGCCTACCGCCTCGTGCTGCCCAGCGTCTTCCTGCTCGGGTTCATCGCCACCGGTCTGCTGATCGCGGGCCGCTTCCAGCCGGAGAGCCGCAAGGTGCTCGGCATCCCGCTGTCGGCGTGGGGTACGGTCCTCGCCGTCTCGGCCGCCTGGTCCGCGCTGTGGGCGCTGATCACCTGCCCGAGCACGCTCGACCTGGGCGCGGGCGCCGTCATCGCCTTCCTCGCCACGCTGGCCCTGGCCGGCGTTGCCCTCTTCGGTGCGAAGGTCCCGGCGCTCGCCGGTGCGCTGGTGCCGGAGGCGCGTCCCGCCGCCCCGCAGCCGTACGGCGGCCAGCCGCAGCCGGGTGCCGGGTACGGCTACCCGGCCGGGCAGCAGCCCTACGGTTCCACCCCGCAGCCGGTCCCGCCGTACGGTGGCACGCCGACCCCGGCGCCCGGCCCGCACGACTCGGGTGCCGGCCACCAGGCGGCCCCGACGCCCGCTCCGGCGGCGGACTTCAGCCCGTTCTGGTTCGCGGTGCCGGTGGCCCGTCCCCTGTTCGCGGAGGACGGCTCGTCCGCGCAGATCGCCGAACTCGCGCCGGGCACCTGGTACCTGGCGGTCGAGCAGCGCGGCGCGGCCGCCCTGGTCGCGCAGACCCAGGACGGCCGTCGCGGCATCCTGAGCGACACCTCGGGCATCCAGCGCGGCTGA
- a CDS encoding N-acetylmuramoyl-L-alanine amidase codes for MRYDDSPPPPESGSSADPDRHWFTRRSTLVVGIAALAPACLAGWVLTQTLSGAGPDASRSGPAAQPASHSSVAPGQRDAKPGSTPSTSPTTSPTTTAAAPVPAPAKGPLTGKTVVVDPGHNTGNFKHTDEIDQQVDIGTNRKECDTTGTTTNSGYMEAEFTMDVSKRLRTALEAQGAKVVLTHETGARAWGPCITERARIGNEANADAVVSVHADGVSAGNRGFHIILPAKVKSGAADTAKIVGPSRELGERIAGNFARTTGSAPANYLGGGTGLVVRDDLGGLNLSTRPKVFIECGNMRDAKDAAQLTSPEWRQKAAQGIADGIVGFLGG; via the coding sequence GTGCGCTACGACGACAGCCCCCCGCCCCCCGAGTCCGGCTCCTCGGCCGATCCGGACCGGCACTGGTTCACCCGACGCTCCACGCTCGTGGTCGGGATCGCCGCACTCGCCCCGGCCTGCCTGGCGGGCTGGGTCCTGACCCAGACCCTGTCCGGGGCCGGGCCGGACGCGAGCCGGTCCGGCCCGGCGGCGCAGCCCGCCTCGCACTCGTCCGTGGCTCCGGGCCAGCGGGACGCGAAGCCGGGCTCCACCCCGAGCACGAGCCCGACCACGAGCCCGACGACGACCGCGGCGGCCCCCGTACCGGCCCCCGCCAAGGGCCCGCTGACCGGAAAGACCGTGGTCGTGGACCCCGGGCACAACACCGGCAACTTCAAGCACACCGACGAGATCGACCAGCAGGTCGACATCGGCACCAACCGCAAGGAGTGCGACACCACCGGCACGACCACCAACTCCGGCTACATGGAGGCGGAGTTCACGATGGACGTGTCCAAGCGCCTGCGGACCGCGCTGGAGGCCCAGGGCGCGAAGGTGGTCCTCACCCACGAGACGGGCGCCCGCGCCTGGGGGCCGTGCATCACGGAGCGCGCCCGCATCGGCAACGAGGCGAACGCGGACGCGGTGGTGTCCGTCCACGCCGACGGCGTCTCGGCCGGCAACCGCGGCTTCCACATCATCCTCCCGGCCAAGGTCAAGAGCGGGGCCGCGGACACCGCGAAGATCGTGGGACCCTCGCGTGAGCTGGGCGAACGGATCGCCGGGAACTTCGCCCGCACCACCGGCTCGGCCCCCGCCAACTACCTGGGCGGCGGTACCGGCTTGGTGGTCCGCGACGATCTGGGCGGACTGAACCTGTCAACTCGACCCAAGGTGTTCATCGAATGCGGCAACATGCGTGACGCCAAGGACGCGGCGCAGCTGACGAGTCCGGAGTGGCGGCAGAAGGCGGCCCAGGGCATCGCGGACGGCATCGTCGGCTTCCTGGGCGGGTAG
- a CDS encoding class I SAM-dependent methyltransferase, with translation MATPKPETLAAFEAAKGFMPVREGLALYEAAAAAGALGLPLLEVGTYCGRSTILLADAAREAGVSAITVDHHRGSEEQQPGWEYHDPTVVDPEVGLMDTLPTFRRTLHKAGLEEHVIAIVGRSPQVAAAWGGKLGFVFIDGGHTDEHAIGDYEGWAPHVAEGGTLVIHDVFPDPADGGQAPYRIYLRALASGAFEEISVTDSLRVLRRTGPGI, from the coding sequence ATGGCCACGCCCAAGCCGGAGACCCTCGCCGCCTTCGAGGCCGCCAAGGGGTTCATGCCCGTACGGGAGGGCCTCGCCCTGTACGAGGCCGCCGCCGCGGCCGGGGCGCTCGGGCTGCCGCTGCTGGAGGTCGGCACGTACTGCGGGCGTTCGACGATCCTGCTGGCCGACGCGGCCCGTGAGGCCGGGGTGTCCGCGATCACCGTGGACCACCACCGGGGCAGCGAGGAGCAGCAGCCGGGCTGGGAGTACCACGACCCGACGGTCGTGGACCCGGAGGTCGGGCTGATGGACACCCTCCCCACCTTCCGCCGGACCCTCCACAAGGCCGGGCTGGAGGAGCACGTGATCGCGATCGTCGGCCGGTCCCCGCAGGTCGCGGCGGCCTGGGGCGGCAAGCTGGGCTTCGTCTTCATCGACGGCGGCCACACCGACGAGCACGCGATCGGCGACTACGAGGGCTGGGCCCCGCACGTGGCCGAGGGCGGCACGCTCGTCATCCACGACGTCTTCCCGGACCCGGCCGACGGCGGCCAGGCCCCGTACCGGATCTACCTGCGGGCCCTCGCCTCGGGCGCCTTCGAGGAGATCTCCGTCACCGACTCCCTGCGCGTACTGCGCCGCACCGGCCCGGGCATCTGA
- a CDS encoding SMI1/KNR4 family protein has protein sequence MADQGFSDASMNDFATWAPVLRLLRAEKAREPAGKPVRVAGRIGRHGWSLALTRRMPPPGRAAQVEDTREENEAVERVQSALADAGVDDVSFTAGIEATGRTTLRLLGPSPAVEPGIGTPHPGALILVDGALPEPWRRLPEPFPGAAPAPSADPELLERTLRERLPHAIGATEEEIAAAEARLGVALPDELKVLYRVTRARWEDLGGDHEAVMDACTAVGFELFDLDGLYVADAASRYCRWEFAAMEAVTTSPDAMVQGLVGSPGWIAFGDNGGGDRLAVDLTPGPRGHKGQIIMLSHEENVGAELVADSLTDLVLGRLGSEPGGSGQRRPPAVARVNIASLKSVESAAHPGLEVLSIGVWDDAPLSLAPVVGLPRLRTLTAYPGTLADPLEIAKLTGLEYLELGPQEWRVLLDAGAVPRSLSAAAIRAHSDHDPLPIVAVANEILGLWGRPRIVQTVLEGDLGPLP, from the coding sequence ATGGCTGATCAGGGGTTCTCCGACGCATCGATGAACGACTTCGCGACCTGGGCACCGGTGCTGCGACTCCTACGGGCCGAAAAGGCGCGGGAGCCCGCAGGCAAGCCCGTCCGCGTCGCGGGACGCATCGGCCGACACGGCTGGAGTCTCGCACTCACCCGGCGGATGCCGCCCCCCGGCCGGGCCGCGCAAGTGGAGGACACGCGGGAGGAGAACGAGGCGGTGGAGCGGGTGCAGAGCGCGCTCGCGGACGCGGGAGTCGACGACGTCTCGTTCACCGCGGGCATAGAAGCGACCGGGAGGACGACGCTGCGCCTGCTGGGGCCCAGCCCCGCCGTGGAGCCCGGCATCGGCACCCCGCACCCGGGAGCGCTGATCCTGGTCGACGGTGCTCTCCCCGAGCCCTGGCGCCGGCTCCCCGAACCGTTCCCGGGGGCGGCTCCGGCGCCTTCGGCGGACCCGGAGCTGCTGGAGCGGACGCTGCGCGAACGCCTGCCGCACGCCATCGGCGCGACGGAGGAGGAGATCGCCGCGGCCGAAGCGCGTCTGGGCGTGGCCCTGCCCGACGAGCTCAAGGTCCTCTACCGGGTGACACGGGCCCGGTGGGAGGACTTGGGTGGCGACCACGAAGCGGTGATGGACGCGTGCACGGCGGTCGGCTTCGAGCTGTTCGATCTCGACGGCCTGTACGTCGCGGACGCGGCGTCGCGGTACTGCCGCTGGGAGTTCGCGGCGATGGAGGCGGTCACCACCTCACCCGACGCCATGGTGCAGGGCCTCGTCGGCTCACCCGGCTGGATCGCCTTCGGCGACAACGGCGGCGGAGACCGGCTGGCCGTCGACCTGACACCCGGCCCCCGCGGGCACAAGGGCCAGATCATCATGCTGTCCCACGAGGAAAACGTCGGCGCCGAGCTGGTCGCCGACTCCCTCACCGACCTCGTGCTGGGCCGGCTCGGCTCGGAGCCCGGCGGGTCCGGGCAGCGGCGGCCGCCTGCCGTCGCCCGGGTCAACATCGCGAGCCTGAAGAGCGTCGAATCCGCCGCGCATCCCGGCCTGGAGGTCCTGTCCATCGGTGTGTGGGACGACGCACCTCTCAGCCTCGCCCCCGTCGTCGGCCTGCCCCGCCTGCGCACCCTGACCGCGTACCCCGGCACCCTGGCCGACCCGTTGGAGATCGCGAAGCTCACCGGACTGGAGTACCTCGAACTCGGTCCGCAGGAGTGGCGCGTGCTCCTGGATGCCGGAGCCGTACCGCGCAGCCTTTCGGCCGCGGCCATCAGGGCGCACAGCGATCACGACCCGTTGCCGATCGTGGCCGTCGCGAACGAGATCCTGGGCCTCTGGGGCCGGCCCCGGATCGTCCAGACGGTCCTCGAAGGCGACCTCGGGCCGCTGCCGTAA
- a CDS encoding helix-turn-helix domain-containing protein: MVGVRDLDPSASPLDYYGSELRRLREDAGLNQAQLGSIVFCTGSLIGQVETTRRVPTRDFSERVDAALGTGGVFSRLVGLVLRHQLPTWFQAYAEMEARAAYISSFQPQLVHGLLQTEAYARAVLGVWIEDGLDAKVAARLERQRILDRKNPPLMWVVMSEAVLYQEIGGRAVMRDQLAHLAALRRREWVQVQILPYAAGAHAGLPGEFNLLRFEDNPDLVYTEDFVQGHMTANPQAFREGSLRYDHLQAAALSLEDSAALIARVLEERYGDHPEPDGHAVA, translated from the coding sequence ATGGTCGGCGTGCGCGATCTCGATCCCAGCGCCTCACCGCTGGACTACTACGGCTCCGAACTGCGCCGCCTCAGAGAGGACGCGGGGCTCAACCAGGCGCAGCTCGGCAGCATCGTCTTCTGCACGGGCTCGCTGATCGGCCAGGTCGAGACCACGCGGAGGGTCCCGACGCGGGACTTCTCGGAACGGGTGGACGCGGCGCTCGGGACGGGCGGGGTGTTCTCGCGGCTGGTCGGGCTGGTGCTCCGGCACCAGCTGCCGACGTGGTTCCAGGCGTATGCGGAGATGGAGGCGCGGGCGGCCTATATCTCCTCGTTCCAACCACAGTTGGTGCATGGTCTGTTACAGACAGAGGCCTACGCGCGCGCGGTCCTGGGCGTGTGGATCGAGGATGGTCTCGATGCCAAGGTGGCCGCTCGGCTGGAGCGTCAGCGCATTCTCGACCGCAAGAACCCGCCACTGATGTGGGTCGTGATGAGCGAGGCCGTGCTGTACCAGGAGATCGGTGGGCGTGCAGTCATGCGGGACCAACTCGCGCACCTGGCGGCGCTAAGGAGGCGGGAGTGGGTGCAGGTGCAGATCCTGCCCTACGCGGCGGGCGCCCACGCGGGACTGCCAGGTGAGTTCAACCTCCTGCGCTTTGAGGACAACCCGGATCTCGTTTACACCGAAGACTTCGTGCAGGGTCATATGACGGCCAATCCGCAAGCTTTCAGGGAGGGTTCGCTCCGATACGATCACTTGCAGGCTGCCGCGCTCTCCCTGGAGGACTCGGCGGCGCTGATCGCCCGCGTATTGGAGGAGCGCTATGGAGACCATCCAGAACCTGACGGGCACGCGGTGGCGTAA
- a CDS encoding DUF397 domain-containing protein, with translation METIQNLTGTRWRKSSYSAEGNCVECAPLGALAWHKSSYSGDTGGQCVEVAAQPCLVAVRDSKDPEGPVFTVRPAAFAAFVRAVSV, from the coding sequence ATGGAGACCATCCAGAACCTGACGGGCACGCGGTGGCGTAAGTCTTCGTACAGCGCGGAAGGCAACTGCGTTGAATGCGCCCCGCTCGGCGCCCTGGCGTGGCACAAGTCCTCATACAGCGGTGACACCGGCGGGCAGTGCGTCGAGGTCGCCGCACAGCCCTGCCTCGTCGCCGTTCGGGACTCCAAGGACCCCGAGGGGCCCGTGTTCACCGTCCGCCCCGCCGCTTTCGCCGCGTTCGTGAGGGCCGTCTCGGTATGA
- a CDS encoding serine/threonine-protein kinase, whose translation MEQVGPGGPTHVGPFEVVGVLGQGGMGRVLLAAGPDGRLVAVKQVLAHFADDEGFRARFRREVTASRKVSGAYTAAVIDADPDASTPWLASVFVAGPSLGAVVKAGGVLPEDVVRRLAAGLTSALAEIHRAGLVHRDLKPDNVLLAEDGVRVIDLGIARATEGEAEGDTGLTRTGFVVGSPAYMSPEQAEGHPLTPASDVFSLGSVLVMALTGRSPFAGTSTLKTLYEVAHGEPDLSGVPAGLRDLVARCLAKDPEARPTPAELHELIGPVSPAGRQWPSAVYGMLTAQRARIDGLLAGVPVEEPEPSPVPEPASVTEVDPVTVPTQDTPTPVPQAPPEATRPDGPRRTRRRRVAALVAAGVLLVAGTGTALYVRDRMNAPIAYAEVPRCEEAREEVPLDLRPSTSDSWIGTVDGAQMSCSGGAGTAASPTARVVWNLSLGGDAETNAATQRRHFQTEAVGQRAASRIGFGTEAYWESSSPDWTCVLAVREGNLSVRVGLKATPYAKGACETKAKEAARAALKAAPR comes from the coding sequence ATGGAGCAGGTGGGGCCGGGCGGTCCGACGCACGTCGGGCCGTTCGAGGTCGTCGGTGTGCTCGGGCAGGGCGGGATGGGGCGGGTGCTGCTCGCGGCCGGTCCGGACGGGCGGCTCGTCGCCGTCAAGCAGGTCCTCGCGCACTTCGCCGACGACGAGGGCTTCCGGGCCCGTTTCCGCCGTGAGGTCACCGCCTCGCGCAAGGTGTCCGGTGCGTACACGGCCGCCGTGATCGACGCCGATCCGGACGCCTCGACGCCCTGGCTGGCCTCGGTCTTCGTCGCCGGGCCCTCCCTCGGCGCCGTGGTCAAGGCGGGCGGGGTGCTGCCCGAGGACGTCGTACGCCGTCTCGCCGCGGGCCTGACGTCGGCCCTGGCCGAGATCCACCGGGCCGGGCTCGTGCACCGGGACCTCAAGCCCGACAACGTGCTCCTCGCGGAGGACGGCGTCCGCGTCATCGACCTCGGCATCGCCCGGGCCACGGAGGGCGAGGCGGAGGGCGATACCGGGCTGACGCGTACGGGGTTCGTCGTCGGATCGCCCGCGTACATGTCGCCCGAGCAGGCGGAGGGGCATCCGCTCACGCCCGCCAGCGACGTCTTCTCCCTCGGTTCCGTGCTGGTCATGGCGCTGACGGGCCGCAGCCCCTTCGCCGGGACCTCCACGCTCAAGACGCTGTACGAGGTGGCGCACGGCGAGCCGGACCTCAGCGGGGTCCCGGCGGGGCTGCGCGACCTCGTCGCGCGCTGCCTGGCCAAGGACCCGGAGGCCAGGCCGACCCCGGCGGAGCTGCACGAGCTGATCGGTCCGGTGTCCCCGGCGGGCAGGCAGTGGCCGTCCGCCGTGTACGGGATGCTCACCGCGCAACGGGCCCGGATCGACGGCCTCCTGGCCGGCGTTCCCGTAGAGGAGCCGGAGCCCTCGCCCGTGCCCGAGCCCGCATCCGTGACCGAGGTCGATCCGGTCACGGTGCCGACGCAGGACACGCCGACGCCCGTGCCGCAGGCACCACCGGAGGCAACCCGCCCCGACGGTCCGCGGCGCACCCGGCGGCGCCGGGTCGCGGCGCTGGTGGCGGCCGGAGTCCTCCTCGTGGCCGGTACCGGGACAGCCCTGTACGTCCGGGACCGCATGAACGCCCCCATCGCCTACGCGGAGGTCCCCAGGTGCGAGGAGGCGCGCGAGGAAGTGCCCCTGGACCTGCGGCCGTCGACCTCGGACAGCTGGATCGGGACGGTCGACGGCGCGCAGATGTCGTGCAGCGGTGGCGCCGGTACCGCCGCGTCGCCGACCGCGAGGGTCGTCTGGAACCTGAGCCTCGGCGGGGACGCGGAGACCAACGCGGCCACGCAGCGGCGGCACTTCCAGACGGAGGCGGTCGGTCAGCGCGCGGCGTCCCGCATCGGGTTCGGAACCGAGGCGTACTGGGAGTCCTCCAGCCCCGACTGGACCTGCGTCCTCGCCGTTCGTGAGGGGAACCTGTCGGTCCGGGTGGGCCTCAAAGCGACGCCGTACGCCAAGGGCGCCTGCGAGACCAAGGCGAAGGAGGCCGCCCGCGCCGCGCTGAAGGCCGCCCCGCGCTGA